A genomic window from Glycine max cultivar Williams 82 chromosome 17, Glycine_max_v4.0, whole genome shotgun sequence includes:
- the LOC100807813 gene encoding protein indeterminate-domain 7, producing the protein MSNLTSASSEISATSGIRNNNGSSLYAQYSSTSISQEPEPKKKRSLPGHPDPEAEVIALTPKTLLATNRFVCEICQKGFQRDQNLQLHRRGHNLPWKLKKKSSKNVRKKVYVCPEATCVHHDPSRALGDLTGIKKHFFRKHGEKKWKCDKCFKRYAVQSDWKAHSKICGTREYKCDCGTLFSRRDSFITHRAFCDALAQESGRTVNPLLDLSTQFRSHGLQLQAPSSLLMKGEHDHHFNLLNPEIPSWLLSSPTVVVEEEALHNSSQTIRSTLDNFSTIPQLLFPTAQHVNNYHSSSLVHHDQNPNPSTTTTTTSSTTLLPSLSTSFHSSSSFPHMSATALLQKASQIGVTVSCSTAAPSSQTMMLVRPHLLLHQQVHVPECSTTTAIATTGTTLGYNNNNNNNNNNNMASSSAVSSGMFVMPSREEIGTTLGFARGLAS; encoded by the exons ATGTCCAATTTGACGTCTGCATCCAGTGAAATAAGTGCTACTTCTGGAATCAGGAATAACAACGGTTCTTCTCTCTATGCTCAATATTCCTCTACTTCAATAAGTCAAGAACCAGAACCTAAAAAGAAGCGAAGTCTTCCAGGTCACCCAG ACCCTGAGGCAGAAGTGATAGCATTGACTCCGAAGACCCTTTTGGCAACAAACAGGTTCGTTTGTGAGATTTGCCAGAAAGGGTTCCAGAGAGACCAGAATCTGCAGCTTCATAGAAGAGGGCACAATTTGCCATGGAAGCTGAAGAAAAAGAGTAGCAAAAACGTGAGAAAGAAAGTGTATGTGTGCCCAGAGGCAACATGCGTTCACCATGACCCTTCAAGGGCACTTGGGGACCTCACTGGAATCAAGAAACACTTCTTCAGGAAACACGGAGAGAAGAAATGGAAGTGTGACAAGTGCTTCAAACGCTACGCGGTTCAATCAGATTGGAAAGCCCACTCCAAAATCTGTGGCACCAGAGAGTATAAATGCGACTGTGGTACCCTTTTCTCAAG AAGGGACAGCTTTATCACTCACAGAGCCTTCTGTGATGCCTTAGCACAGGAAAGTGGTAGAACAGTGAACCCTCTTCTAGATCTATCAACTCAATTTCGTAGCCATGGCCTTCAACTTCAAGCACCATCATCACTTCTGATGAAAGGAGAACATGATCATCACTTCAACTTATTAAACCCAGAAATTCCATCATGGTTATTAAGTTCTCCAACAGTggtagtagaagaagaagcactcCACAACAGTAGTCAAACCATAAGATCCACCTTAGATAATTTCTCCACAATACCACAGTTATTATTCCCAACAGCACAACATGTCAACAACTACCACTCCTCCTCATTAGTCCACCATGAtcaaaaccctaaccctagtactactacaacaacaacatcatcaaccACTTTGCTTCCTTCTTTGAGTACTTCtttccattcttcttcttcttttcctcaCATGTCAGCCACTGCTTTGTTGCAAAAAGCCTCACAAATAGGGGTAACAGTGAGTTGTAGTACTGCTGCACCTTCATCACAAACGATGATGCTGGTTAGACCCCACTTGTTACTGCATCAGCAGGTTCACGTGCCTGAATgttcaacaacaacagcaattGCAACAACAGGAACTACTCTtgggtataataataataataataataataataataataatatggcTTCATCTTCAGCCGTTTCTTCTGGAATGTTTGTTATGCCTTCACGTGAAGAAATAGGGACTACTCTTGGGTTTGCTCGTGGCTTGGCATCTTGA